A genomic region of Sarcophilus harrisii chromosome 6, mSarHar1.11, whole genome shotgun sequence contains the following coding sequences:
- the LOC100935337 gene encoding mas-related G-protein coupled receptor member X4-like, with translation MKILSLLIAPLGLLGNRAVLWLLGFRIPRNHFSVYILNLAAADALFLCSHFLLQLTHLVAPLGEINVQVFLINATLLTDTSNLGLLAAIRTERCLTVLFPGWYLSARPRHTSAVLCAALWALLGLFWTAHLGFCLYFMYGFFCSAIPDVPVVRLLHFSPLLCVSSLTLLLRVQGSSLRRRPPRLYRLVLIMVLIFLLCDLPQNMHNTMPRLLSFFMAPWLPVLLTCVNRSSYPFIYLLLGRTKQRRGESLGMTLQRALDDEQELEKVIRDSPHTNIGKTSF, from the coding sequence ATGAAGATCCTCTCTCTGCTCATTGCTCCCCTTGGGCTGCTGGGGAACCGCGCCGTCCTGTGGCTCCTGGGCTTCCGCATCCCGAGGAATCACTTCTCTGTTTACATCCTCAACCTGGCGGCCGCCGACGCCCTCTTCCTCTGCAGCCATTTTTTGCTCCAACTCACGCATCTTGTGGCCCCTCTCGGTGAGATTAACGTCCAGGTGTTTCTAATAAACGCCACGTTGCTGACCGACACGTCGAACCTGGGCCTCCTGGCGGCGATCCGCACCGAGCGCTGTCTCACGGTGCTCTTCCCCGGCTGGTACCTCAGCGCGCGCCCCAGGCACACGTCCGCCGTGCTGTGCGCCGCCCTCTGGGCTCTCCTTGGTCTCTTCTGGACCGCCCACTTAGGCTTTTGTCTCTACTTTATGTATGGGTTTTTCTGCTCTGCCATCCCCGACGTCCCCGTCGTGCGGCTGCTCCATTTCAGCCCGCTGCTGTGCGTGTCCAGCCTGACTCTGCTGCTGAGGGTCCAGGGCAGCTCCCTGCGCCGGCGGCCCCCCAGGCTCTACCGCCTGGTGCTGATCATGGTCCTGATCTTCCTGCTCTGTGACCTGCCCCAGAATATGCATAATACAATGCCACGTTTGCTGTCATTTTTCATGGCTCCGTGGCTCCCTGTGCTCCTGACCTGCGTGAACAGAAGCTCCTATCCCTTCATTTATTTGTTGCTGGGCAGAACAAAGCAGAGAAGGGGGGAGTCCCTCGGAATGACCCTCCAGAGGGCCCTGGATGACGAGCAGGAGTTGGAGAAGGTGATAAGGGACTCCCCCCACACCAACATCGGGAAGACTTCattctaa